Part of the Sphingobium lignivorans genome is shown below.
AACTGCGAGCATCTGCGCGGATATTCGCCGGAGGGGCCTTTCAACTCGTGGGGTTCGGTGACGGCGGTCAAGGCCGAGCAGATAGATCTCTCGATCGGCGGCAAGACCGAAAAGCGCCTGGCGCTCTTCGCGCAGTTCGACGTCACGGACGATGCGCGCCGCTACAATCAGGCCGGCCAGAAGCTGTTCAGCAGCATCGAGGTCCATCCCGACTTCGTAAAGACCGGCAAGGCTTACCTGATGGGTCTCGCCTTCACCGATTCCCCGGCATCGCTGGGCACCGAAGTGCTGAAATTCAGCCGTGACGACAAGCGGAAGGACAATCTCGTCCAGCTCGGCGAGATCGAGCTGGCCTATGAGGCGGAAGATGCCGGCGCGGCCGAGGCCGCCACCGGCGCTTTCGCGAGCATGAAGCGCTTTTTCGACAGTTTCGGCAAGCAGCCCGAGCCGGCTCAGCCCGCCGCATCGCCGGCCGGCAAGGAGCCTGCCGATCCCGTTGCCGCCTTCGCGCAGTTCGCCGGCCAGTTCGGCGCGCAGATGGAGACGCTGAACGCTGGCCTCACCAAGTCCTTCACCGCGATCGAGACCCGCATGGCGAAGATGGCCGAGGATCATGAGGCGTTGCGCAAGTCGGTCGAGACCACGCCCTCCCGCACCTACACCTCGCGTCCGCCGGCATCCGGCGGAACCGGCGCAGTCCGGGCCGAGTGCTGATCCGCCGACCCTCACCCATCCGCAAGCGCCACACTTTCACCGGAGCCCCCCATGCGTAACGAAACCCGCGAGCGCTTCAACGCCTTCTGCGAGAATATCGCAGCCCTGAACGGCGTCGCCGACGCCGGCACGAAATTTTCCGTCGATCCCTCGATCCAGCAAAAGCTGGTCGACAAGAAGCAGGAATCGAGCGCCTTCCTGTCCCGCATCAACATCGTCCCCGTGCTGGAATTGAAGGGCGATATTCTCGGCCTGGGCGCCCCGGGGCCGAACAGCTCGCGCACGAACACCAGCGGCACCGGCCGGCGCCAGACCCGCCAGCTCACCGGCCTGGACGATTTCGGTTACGAGTGCTTCCAGACCAACTATGACACGCATCTGCGCTATGCGACGCTGGACATGTGGGCGAAGTTCGCGGACTTCGAGGTCCGCATCCAGAACCAGATCGTCAAGGGTCAGGCGCTCGACAACATCCGCATCGGCTTCAATGGCACGAGCGCGGCGGCCACGACGGATCTGGAAGCCAACCCCAACCTCGAAGACGTCAACATCGGGTGGCTCGAGAAGCTGCGGGTGCAGAAGCCCGCCCATGTCATGGATGCCGGCGCTGAACCCGGCGAGGTCACTTACGGGTCCCATGCGGATGCCGATTATGCCACGCTCGACGCGCTGGTTTACGATGCCGTTCGCCAGCTGCTGCCCAGCTGGGCGGCCGAGGATACCGAGCTGGTGGCGATCGTCAGCCGGGACCTGCTGCACGACAAATATTTCCCGATGGTCAACGAGGCGATCGACCCGACCGAGCAGATCGCGCGGGACATCATCATGTCGACCAAGCGCCTGGGCGGCCTGCCGGCGGCGACCGTGCCGTTCTTCCCGGCGGGCACGATCTTCATCACGCGCTACGACAATCTCTCGATCTACGAGCAGGAGGGCAAGCGGCGCCGTCATATCAAGGACACGCCGGAAGCCGACCGGGTCGAGGACTACCAGTCGTCCAACGACAGCTATGTGATCGAGGATCACGATTATGCCTGCCTGATCGAGAATATCGAGCTGAAGGCCGCCTGATAACCGCGCGCAGTGAACCGCGAGAGGGGAGGGCGGCGGCGTCGTTCTCCCCGCCACTGAAAGGAACATCCGCATGTTGAGCCCCGCCGCCCGCCACAAGCAGAGAGTCCTCGCCCGGCTAGCCGCCGAAAAGGCGCCTGCCGGGGGCATGGCCGCCGCCCGGCCCAAGGCGGGCCCGGAGGCGAGCGCCTATGAGCTGCTGCTGGCGCAGCTCGGCAGTCATCTCGCGCAGCTCAAGGATATCCAGTCTGTCGAGGGCAAGATCGCACGCAAAACGGTGCTGATCGACGCTTATGACGCGCATGTGGACGCCACCCTCGCTGCCGGCGTGCAGACCGGCAAGGCGGTGCAGGACGAGATCGTCTCGACCATGATGCTGTGGCGGTTCGACATCGGCGATTTCGAGCGTGGCCTCGATCTGGCCGAGCATGTGCTGCGT
Proteins encoded:
- a CDS encoding GPO family capsid scaffolding protein, which encodes MAKTPFFRVAVEGTTVDGREITRAMIQQMADSYDPATYTARINCEHLRGYSPEGPFNSWGSVTAVKAEQIDLSIGGKTEKRLALFAQFDVTDDARRYNQAGQKLFSSIEVHPDFVKTGKAYLMGLAFTDSPASLGTEVLKFSRDDKRKDNLVQLGEIELAYEAEDAGAAEAATGAFASMKRFFDSFGKQPEPAQPAASPAGKEPADPVAAFAQFAGQFGAQMETLNAGLTKSFTAIETRMAKMAEDHEALRKSVETTPSRTYTSRPPASGGTGAVRAEC
- a CDS encoding phage major capsid protein, P2 family, translated to MRNETRERFNAFCENIAALNGVADAGTKFSVDPSIQQKLVDKKQESSAFLSRINIVPVLELKGDILGLGAPGPNSSRTNTSGTGRRQTRQLTGLDDFGYECFQTNYDTHLRYATLDMWAKFADFEVRIQNQIVKGQALDNIRIGFNGTSAAATTDLEANPNLEDVNIGWLEKLRVQKPAHVMDAGAEPGEVTYGSHADADYATLDALVYDAVRQLLPSWAAEDTELVAIVSRDLLHDKYFPMVNEAIDPTEQIARDIIMSTKRLGGLPAATVPFFPAGTIFITRYDNLSIYEQEGKRRRHIKDTPEADRVEDYQSSNDSYVIEDHDYACLIENIELKAA